A part of Aegilops tauschii subsp. strangulata cultivar AL8/78 chromosome 2, Aet v6.0, whole genome shotgun sequence genomic DNA contains:
- the LOC109734219 gene encoding indole-3-glycerol phosphate synthase, chloroplastic, with amino-acid sequence MEALATAPAPSRPGLPPPTRRSHLRRPKALATSKLPRRVIAALHMDGARAAPLRCTPAETDAVATASDQTETAAAAVEATEQGNNGAPAADAPAASIEGLDGIKIRRRPVTGPSVHHVGPFQFRLENEGNTPRNILEKIVWNKDVEIWQMKEKMPLYRLKGPLDNAPPARDFVAALKASYDRTALPALIAEVKKASPSRGVLRENFDPVEIAQAYEKNGAACLSVLTDSKFFQGSFDYLEAIRNAGVKCPLLCKEFIIDAWQLYYARSKGADAVLLIAAILPDRDISYMLKICKILGMAALVEVHDEREIDRVIGIDGIQLIGINNRNLETFEVDISNTKNLLEGERGQLIAQKDIIVVGESGLFTPDHVSFVQDAGVKAILVGESLIKQEDPGKAIAGLFGKDISPVSSAV; translated from the exons ATGGAGGCGCTCGCTACCGCACCCGCGCCGTCACGTCCAGGCCTCCCACCCCCGACCCGCCGCTCTCATCTCCGCCGCCCCAAAGCCCTAGCCACCTCCAAGCTACCTCGCCGCGTCATCGCCGCCCTTCACATGGACGGCGCCCGCGCCGCACCTCTTCGCTGCACTCCCGCCGAGACG GATGCGGTGGCGACGGCCTCGGACCAGACTGagacagcggcggcggcggtcgaaGCCACCGAGCAGGGCAACAACGGGGCCCCAGCGGCGGACGCCCCCGCCGCCAGCATCGAGGGGCTCGACGGGATAAAGATCCGGAGGCGCCCGGTGACGGGCCCGTCCGTGCACCACGTGGGCCCCTTCCAGTTCCGCCTCGAGAACGAGGGCAACACGCCGCGCAACATCCTCGAGAAGATTGTCTGGAACAAGGACGTTGAGATTTGGCAG ATGAAGGAGAAAATGCCCCTGTACAGGCTGAAAGGGCCGCTGGACAATGCACCTCCGGCCAGGGACTTTGTTGCTGCGCTGAAAGCGTCGTATGATCGGACTGCTCTGCCCGCTCTGATTGCGGAGGTTAAGAAGGCTTCGCCAAGCCGGGGGGTTCTCAGGGAGAATTTCGACCCG GTCGAGATCGCTCAAGCATACGAGAAAAATGGAGCAGCATGCTTGAGTGTTCTTACAGATTCAAAATTCTTTCAG GGAAGTTTTGACTACTTGGAGGCCATACGCAATGCTGGAGTAAAG TGTCCTCTGCTgtgcaaagagttcatcattgatGCTTGGCAGCTTTACTATGCACGGTCTAAGGGAGCAGATGCTGTTCTTCTGATTGCTGCCATCTTACCTGATCGCGATATCAGTTATATGCTGAAAATATGCAAAATACTCGGGATGGCAGCTTTAGTTGAG GTGCATGATGAAAGGGAAATCGACCGTGTTATAGGGATAGATGGCATTCAGCTTATTGGCATCAATAACCGTAATCTTG AAACTTTCGAAGTTGACATTTCAAACACGAAAAATCTTCTGGAGGGTGAACGGGGACAACTTATAGCCCAGAAGGACATAATT GTCGTAGGCGAATCTGGACTGTTCACGCCTGACCATGTTTCGTTCGTTCAGGATGCCGGGGTCAAAGCG ATTCTTGTCGGGGAGTCCCTCATCAAACAGGAGGACCCTGGGAAAGCAATCGCCGGGCTTTTTGGCAAAGATATCTCACCTGTGAGCAGTGCTGTGTAA
- the LOC109734218 gene encoding poly(A)-specific ribonuclease PARN isoform X2 — MQCRRRLAPLLRAPSPKTLLPLLLSRLVSSSSPSSPPPSRGGGDEAGDGSVAGVAVKQVTRGNLAEALEELRARVRDAAFVGIDLEMSGVTSAPWRDTFELDRADVRYLKLRDSAKRFAVLQLGVCPFRWDPAKSAFVAHPHNFFIFPRKELPYDSSSHEFLCQTTSLDFLAKHQFDFNTCFHEGISYLSRAQEEEALQKLNVLHHDGISAFPNTSKQEEDVQLKSTADLLFSERMKIRFNEWRDAISANPRVDNHKLGSNKFTTDQFQTVFFKMRPAIMLDGFTSHQLKLIQQVLRKNFRDLMYVCTFGEDETSERRVVYTDNNEDSILLMKDVQEDLFRRRKAKVESAIGIRHVIDLIASERKLIVGHSCFLDTRHLMSASDAVQHLMRQKSKALSSAFSLLCPAFHSTAGEASIPAPVRIEVEADETTLSCFASGAKHEAGYDAFMTGCVFAQLCAHIGVKFEDFTPKENLEMNKKMKKYINLLPPSFNSGTVLDLRTGMERADACYKLRYPAAVHDNIVLIWGFQSGLSAKDMKGCICKVFGPASVTTVFSIDSTAVLIQFSKQESVNDFMDLKATLEKQDSAISLLHPLSTILEGGQTRAANYDTYRDICSSSVTKYFFADQANAVCSASDTELRGENVDAGDALGTNSVLDETAHTLVKHAEGTKHCSKKQDATDISCQDILDALQDGKTLFGKQTRRT, encoded by the exons ATGCagtgccgccgccgcctcgccccccTCCTCCGCGCGCCGTCGCCCAAAACCCTCCTCCCCCTTCTCCTCTCCCGcctcgtctcctcctcctccccctcctccccgccGCCCTCTAGGGGCGGCGGGGATGAAGCCGGGGACGGCAGCGTCGCCGGGGTGGCGGTGAAGCAGGTGACGCGGGGGAACCTGGCGGAGGCGCTGGAGGAGCTGCGGGCGCGGGTGCGCGACGCCGCGTTCGTCGGGATTGACCTGGAGATGAGCGGCGTCACCAGTGCACCGTGGCGGGACACCTTCGAGCTCGACCGCGCCGACGTCCGGTACCTCAAGCTCCGCGACTCCGCCAAGCGCTTCGCCGTGTTGCAGCTCGGCGTCTGCCCCTTCCGCTGGGACCCCGCCAAATCCGCCTTCGTTGCCCATCC GCATAACTTTTTTATCTTCCCTCGCAAGGAGCTTCCATATGACAGTTCATCTCACGAATTTCTCTGTCAGACCACTTCACTTGACTTCCTAGCAAAACACCAGTTTGATTTCAACACGTGCTTCCATGAAG GAATATCTTATTTATCCAGAGCACAAGAAGAAGAGGCTCTTCAGAAACTAAATGTACTGCATCATGATGGAATATCTGCATTTCCAAATACTTCTAAACAGGAAGAAGATGTGCAGTTAAAGAGTACTGCTGATCTTCTTTTCTCAGAGAGAATGAAGATCAGATTTAATGAGTGGCGTGATGCGATAAGCGCCAACCCCAGGGTGGATAACCATAAGTTAGGAAGCAATAAATTCACCACAGACCAATTTCAGACAGTTTTCTTCAAAATGCGCCCAGCTATTATGCTTGATGGGTTTACATCACATCAATTAAAGTTAATTCAACAG GTTTTGAGAAAAAACTTTAGAGACCTCATGTATGTTTGTACATTTGGCGAGGATGAAACATCAGAAAGGAGAGTAGTTTATACAGACAACAACGAAGACAGTATATTATTGATG AAAGATGTGCAAGAAGATCTATTCAGAAGAAGAAAAGCAAAAGTGGAATCAGCAATAGGAATCCGCCATGTCATTGATCTTATTGCCTCAGAAAGAAAATTGATTGTTGGTCACAGTTGTTTCCTAG ATACTAGGCATCTTATGTCTGCCAGCGATGCGGTTCAGCATCTGATGAGGCAGAAAAGCAAAGCACTTTCTTCAGCCTTCTCATTATTGTGCCCTGCATTTCATTCAACTGCTGGGGAAGCATCTATCCCGGCTCCTGTGAGAATAGAAGTCGAGGCAGATGAAACAAC GTTATCATGCTTTGCTTCAGGTGCTAAGCATGAGGCAGGGTATGATGCATTCATGACTGGATGTGTTTTTGCGCAGTTGTGTGCCCATATTGGCGTCAAATTTGAAGACTTCACACCTAAGGAGAACCTAGAGATGAATAAGAAGATGAAGAAATATATCAATCTTCTGCCCCCTAGCTTTAACAGCGGAACAGTACTTGATTTGCGTACTGGAATGGAGAGAGCAGATGCATGTTATAAGCTTAGATATCCTGCTGCTGTGCATGATAACATTGTTCTCATCTGGGGATTCCAATCTGGGCTGAGCGCAAAAGATATGAAGGGCTGCATCTGCAAAGTGTTTGGCCCAGCTTCAGTAACGACCGTCTTCTCGATCGATTCCACTGCTGTTCTCATTCAGTTCAGTAAACAAGAGTCTGTAAATGATTTCATGGATCTGAAGGCTACGTTGGAGAAGCAAGATAGTGCTATTTCACTCTTGCACCCTCTGTCAACTATATTAGAAGGAGGCCAAACACGAGCTGCAAACTATGATACCTACAGAGACATCTGCAGCTCATCTGTAACGAAGTATTTCTTTGCTGATCAAGCTAATGCGGTCTGTTCGGCTTCAGATACTGAGCTCAGAGGTGAGAACGTAGATGCCGGTGATGCACTGGGAACAAATAGCGTTCTTGATGAAACTGCGCATACCTTGGTAAAGCATGCAGAAGGAACCAAGCATTGTTCCAAGAAGCAAGATGCTACTGATATTTCATGCCAAGACATCTTGGATGCGCTTCAAGATGGTAAAACTTTATTTGGTAAACAAACCAGGCGGACATGA
- the LOC109734220 gene encoding protection of telomeres protein 1b, producing the protein MAGGEAEYVYLPIADALKTPGFRVCLFAAVIEIGAAFRSRGTDFTLTLRIADQSRTSGISVTFFANNTALLPCVRSSGDIISLHNVVIKVLHGEFFVTIEKRFSSFALFGGMVSTEFRPYQISMKHQGTKHDNQILTQMRMWLVYHPPGLKDLELQLRNIKSDSTFDLVCKVLHVCEGPSGEWIFYVWDGTDTPATELQTLLDTEAVTPTPLHPEEAPLPREVLCTLPCVGTVLRVFSNRFSKEILHLQKDIYWARFCNITCKQEFGMWKGSLLPSSRIRLLSSEDGSVIERLKTFNGRFATQVHREPMASLHTASDITDVEFKRAGYTTLMESLTHGQVTHKFKTLVRVVAAYPCQGKELHSLLTGDYCLRLTLEDPTARIHAYVHKDNAVSFFGGFLTLAALTRKMNRLLGVPEPEDDAEEGMAGGRNPPWIWCCLKSYRLDKYDPWGSRRYRIFGTEIRD; encoded by the exons ATGGCGGGCGGGGAGGCGGAGTACGTGTACCTGCCTATCGCCGACGCCCTCAAGACCCCCGGCTTCCGGGTCTGCCTCTTCGCCGCCGTCATCGAGATCGGCGCCGCCTTCCGCAGCCGCGGAACCG ATTTCACTCTTACATTGAGGATAGCTGATCAATCACGTACATCTGGTATCTCCGTGACTTTCTTTGCTAACAACACTGCACTACTGCCATGTGTTAGGTCAAGCGGCGATATCATCAGTCTCCATAATGTTGTG ATAAAAGTGCTTCATGGAGAATTCTTTGTAACTATTGAGAAAAGGTTTTCTTCGTTTGCACTATTTGGAGGGATGGTATCTACAGAGTTCAGGCCTTACCAGATTTCTATGAAACATCAAGGAACCAAACATGACAACCAAATTTTAACCCAGATGAGAATGTGGCTTGTGTATCATCCTCCAG GTTTGAAAGATCTTGAATTGCAGCTACGGAATATAAAGTCTGATTCTACTTTTGATCTTGTATGCAAG GTACTTCATGTCTGTGAAGGTCCCAGTGGCGAATGGATTTTTTATGTTTGGGATGGAACTGATACTCCTGCAACTGAGCTTCAGACACT TTTGGACACGGAAGCAGTTACACCAACCCCTCTGCATCCTGAAGAAGCGCCGCTACCCAGGGAGGTTCTATGCACACTGCCTTGTGTTGGAACTGTCCTGAGGGTATTCTCAAACAGATTTTCCAAGGAAATACTACACTTGCAAAAGGATATTTACTGGGCCCGGTTCTGCAATATTACTTGCAAACAGGAGTTTGGCATGTGGAAAGGCTCTTTGCTGCCTTCTAGTAGAATCCGTCTTTTATCTAGTGAAGATGGCAGTGTCATTGAACGTTTGAA GACATTCAATGGTCGTTTTGCCACCCAAGTTCATCGAGAGCCAATGGCTAGCCTCCACACGGCCTCTGATATTACTG ATGTGGAGTTCAAGAGAGCAGGTTACACGACATTAATGGAGTCGCTCACCCATGGACAG GTGACGCACAAATTCAAAACCCTGGTCCGTGTGGTGGCGGCATACCCTTGTCAAGGCAAAGAGCTGCATTCACTATTGACGGGTGATTATTGCCTTCGGCTGACTCTCGAGGATCCTACGGCGAGGATCCATGCATACGTCCACAAGGACAATGCG GTGAGCTTTTTCGGCGGTTTCCTCACACTGGCCGCGCTGACCAGAAAGATGAACAGGCTGCTGGGCGTCCCAGAGCCAGAAGATGATGCCGAGGAAGGCATGGCCGGCGGCAGGAACCCTCCCTGGATATGGTGCTGCCTGAAGTCGTACCGCCTGGACAAGTACGACCCCTGGGGCAGCAGGCGGTATCGGATCTTCGGCACAGAGATCAGGGACTGA
- the LOC109734218 gene encoding poly(A)-specific ribonuclease PARN isoform X1 produces MQCRRRLAPLLRAPSPKTLLPLLLSRLVSSSSPSSPPPSRGGGDEAGDGSVAGVAVKQVTRGNLAEALEELRARVRDAAFVGIDLEMSGVTSAPWRDTFELDRADVRYLKLRDSAKRFAVLQLGVCPFRWDPAKSAFVAHPHNFFIFPRKELPYDSSSHEFLCQTTSLDFLAKHQFDFNTCFHEGISYLSRAQEEEALQKLNVLHHDGISAFPNTSKQEEDVQLKSTADLLFSERMKIRFNEWRDAISANPRVDNHKLGSNKFTTDQFQTVFFKMRPAIMLDGFTSHQLKLIQQVLRKNFRDLMYVCTFGEDETSERRVVYTDNNEDSILLMKDVQEDLFRRRKAKVESAIGIRHVIDLIASERKLIVGHSCFLDIAQVYSKFIGPLPSSIKEFALAINRIFPHVVDTRHLMSASDAVQHLMRQKSKALSSAFSLLCPAFHSTAGEASIPAPVRIEVEADETTLSCFASGAKHEAGYDAFMTGCVFAQLCAHIGVKFEDFTPKENLEMNKKMKKYINLLPPSFNSGTVLDLRTGMERADACYKLRYPAAVHDNIVLIWGFQSGLSAKDMKGCICKVFGPASVTTVFSIDSTAVLIQFSKQESVNDFMDLKATLEKQDSAISLLHPLSTILEGGQTRAANYDTYRDICSSSVTKYFFADQANAVCSASDTELRGENVDAGDALGTNSVLDETAHTLVKHAEGTKHCSKKQDATDISCQDILDALQDGKTLFGKQTRRT; encoded by the exons ATGCagtgccgccgccgcctcgccccccTCCTCCGCGCGCCGTCGCCCAAAACCCTCCTCCCCCTTCTCCTCTCCCGcctcgtctcctcctcctccccctcctccccgccGCCCTCTAGGGGCGGCGGGGATGAAGCCGGGGACGGCAGCGTCGCCGGGGTGGCGGTGAAGCAGGTGACGCGGGGGAACCTGGCGGAGGCGCTGGAGGAGCTGCGGGCGCGGGTGCGCGACGCCGCGTTCGTCGGGATTGACCTGGAGATGAGCGGCGTCACCAGTGCACCGTGGCGGGACACCTTCGAGCTCGACCGCGCCGACGTCCGGTACCTCAAGCTCCGCGACTCCGCCAAGCGCTTCGCCGTGTTGCAGCTCGGCGTCTGCCCCTTCCGCTGGGACCCCGCCAAATCCGCCTTCGTTGCCCATCC GCATAACTTTTTTATCTTCCCTCGCAAGGAGCTTCCATATGACAGTTCATCTCACGAATTTCTCTGTCAGACCACTTCACTTGACTTCCTAGCAAAACACCAGTTTGATTTCAACACGTGCTTCCATGAAG GAATATCTTATTTATCCAGAGCACAAGAAGAAGAGGCTCTTCAGAAACTAAATGTACTGCATCATGATGGAATATCTGCATTTCCAAATACTTCTAAACAGGAAGAAGATGTGCAGTTAAAGAGTACTGCTGATCTTCTTTTCTCAGAGAGAATGAAGATCAGATTTAATGAGTGGCGTGATGCGATAAGCGCCAACCCCAGGGTGGATAACCATAAGTTAGGAAGCAATAAATTCACCACAGACCAATTTCAGACAGTTTTCTTCAAAATGCGCCCAGCTATTATGCTTGATGGGTTTACATCACATCAATTAAAGTTAATTCAACAG GTTTTGAGAAAAAACTTTAGAGACCTCATGTATGTTTGTACATTTGGCGAGGATGAAACATCAGAAAGGAGAGTAGTTTATACAGACAACAACGAAGACAGTATATTATTGATG AAAGATGTGCAAGAAGATCTATTCAGAAGAAGAAAAGCAAAAGTGGAATCAGCAATAGGAATCCGCCATGTCATTGATCTTATTGCCTCAGAAAGAAAATTGATTGTTGGTCACAGTTGTTTCCTAG ATATTGCACAAGTCTACTCCAAATTTATTGGGCCTCTTCCCTCATCCATTAAGGAATTTGCCTTGGCTATCAACAGAATTTTCCCACATGTTGTAGATACTAGGCATCTTATGTCTGCCAGCGATGCGGTTCAGCATCTGATGAGGCAGAAAAGCAAAGCACTTTCTTCAGCCTTCTCATTATTGTGCCCTGCATTTCATTCAACTGCTGGGGAAGCATCTATCCCGGCTCCTGTGAGAATAGAAGTCGAGGCAGATGAAACAAC GTTATCATGCTTTGCTTCAGGTGCTAAGCATGAGGCAGGGTATGATGCATTCATGACTGGATGTGTTTTTGCGCAGTTGTGTGCCCATATTGGCGTCAAATTTGAAGACTTCACACCTAAGGAGAACCTAGAGATGAATAAGAAGATGAAGAAATATATCAATCTTCTGCCCCCTAGCTTTAACAGCGGAACAGTACTTGATTTGCGTACTGGAATGGAGAGAGCAGATGCATGTTATAAGCTTAGATATCCTGCTGCTGTGCATGATAACATTGTTCTCATCTGGGGATTCCAATCTGGGCTGAGCGCAAAAGATATGAAGGGCTGCATCTGCAAAGTGTTTGGCCCAGCTTCAGTAACGACCGTCTTCTCGATCGATTCCACTGCTGTTCTCATTCAGTTCAGTAAACAAGAGTCTGTAAATGATTTCATGGATCTGAAGGCTACGTTGGAGAAGCAAGATAGTGCTATTTCACTCTTGCACCCTCTGTCAACTATATTAGAAGGAGGCCAAACACGAGCTGCAAACTATGATACCTACAGAGACATCTGCAGCTCATCTGTAACGAAGTATTTCTTTGCTGATCAAGCTAATGCGGTCTGTTCGGCTTCAGATACTGAGCTCAGAGGTGAGAACGTAGATGCCGGTGATGCACTGGGAACAAATAGCGTTCTTGATGAAACTGCGCATACCTTGGTAAAGCATGCAGAAGGAACCAAGCATTGTTCCAAGAAGCAAGATGCTACTGATATTTCATGCCAAGACATCTTGGATGCGCTTCAAGATGGTAAAACTTTATTTGGTAAACAAACCAGGCGGACATGA
- the LOC109734218 gene encoding poly(A)-specific ribonuclease PARN isoform X3 → MKIRFNEWRDAISANPRVDNHKLGSNKFTTDQFQTVFFKMRPAIMLDGFTSHQLKLIQQVLRKNFRDLMYVCTFGEDETSERRVVYTDNNEDSILLMKDVQEDLFRRRKAKVESAIGIRHVIDLIASERKLIVGHSCFLDIAQVYSKFIGPLPSSIKEFALAINRIFPHVVDTRHLMSASDAVQHLMRQKSKALSSAFSLLCPAFHSTAGEASIPAPVRIEVEADETTLSCFASGAKHEAGYDAFMTGCVFAQLCAHIGVKFEDFTPKENLEMNKKMKKYINLLPPSFNSGTVLDLRTGMERADACYKLRYPAAVHDNIVLIWGFQSGLSAKDMKGCICKVFGPASVTTVFSIDSTAVLIQFSKQESVNDFMDLKATLEKQDSAISLLHPLSTILEGGQTRAANYDTYRDICSSSVTKYFFADQANAVCSASDTELRGENVDAGDALGTNSVLDETAHTLVKHAEGTKHCSKKQDATDISCQDILDALQDGKTLFGKQTRRT, encoded by the exons ATGAAGATCAGATTTAATGAGTGGCGTGATGCGATAAGCGCCAACCCCAGGGTGGATAACCATAAGTTAGGAAGCAATAAATTCACCACAGACCAATTTCAGACAGTTTTCTTCAAAATGCGCCCAGCTATTATGCTTGATGGGTTTACATCACATCAATTAAAGTTAATTCAACAG GTTTTGAGAAAAAACTTTAGAGACCTCATGTATGTTTGTACATTTGGCGAGGATGAAACATCAGAAAGGAGAGTAGTTTATACAGACAACAACGAAGACAGTATATTATTGATG AAAGATGTGCAAGAAGATCTATTCAGAAGAAGAAAAGCAAAAGTGGAATCAGCAATAGGAATCCGCCATGTCATTGATCTTATTGCCTCAGAAAGAAAATTGATTGTTGGTCACAGTTGTTTCCTAG ATATTGCACAAGTCTACTCCAAATTTATTGGGCCTCTTCCCTCATCCATTAAGGAATTTGCCTTGGCTATCAACAGAATTTTCCCACATGTTGTAGATACTAGGCATCTTATGTCTGCCAGCGATGCGGTTCAGCATCTGATGAGGCAGAAAAGCAAAGCACTTTCTTCAGCCTTCTCATTATTGTGCCCTGCATTTCATTCAACTGCTGGGGAAGCATCTATCCCGGCTCCTGTGAGAATAGAAGTCGAGGCAGATGAAACAAC GTTATCATGCTTTGCTTCAGGTGCTAAGCATGAGGCAGGGTATGATGCATTCATGACTGGATGTGTTTTTGCGCAGTTGTGTGCCCATATTGGCGTCAAATTTGAAGACTTCACACCTAAGGAGAACCTAGAGATGAATAAGAAGATGAAGAAATATATCAATCTTCTGCCCCCTAGCTTTAACAGCGGAACAGTACTTGATTTGCGTACTGGAATGGAGAGAGCAGATGCATGTTATAAGCTTAGATATCCTGCTGCTGTGCATGATAACATTGTTCTCATCTGGGGATTCCAATCTGGGCTGAGCGCAAAAGATATGAAGGGCTGCATCTGCAAAGTGTTTGGCCCAGCTTCAGTAACGACCGTCTTCTCGATCGATTCCACTGCTGTTCTCATTCAGTTCAGTAAACAAGAGTCTGTAAATGATTTCATGGATCTGAAGGCTACGTTGGAGAAGCAAGATAGTGCTATTTCACTCTTGCACCCTCTGTCAACTATATTAGAAGGAGGCCAAACACGAGCTGCAAACTATGATACCTACAGAGACATCTGCAGCTCATCTGTAACGAAGTATTTCTTTGCTGATCAAGCTAATGCGGTCTGTTCGGCTTCAGATACTGAGCTCAGAGGTGAGAACGTAGATGCCGGTGATGCACTGGGAACAAATAGCGTTCTTGATGAAACTGCGCATACCTTGGTAAAGCATGCAGAAGGAACCAAGCATTGTTCCAAGAAGCAAGATGCTACTGATATTTCATGCCAAGACATCTTGGATGCGCTTCAAGATGGTAAAACTTTATTTGGTAAACAAACCAGGCGGACATGA